Proteins from one Pontibacter korlensis genomic window:
- the uxaC gene encoding glucuronate isomerase produces MSFLDENFLLKTKTAQRLYHEHAKHMPIIDYHCHLSPQDIANDRKFKNLTEIWLEGDHYKWRAMRTNGIPERYCTGDADDFEKFEKWAQTVPYTMRNPLYHWTHMELKKPFGVEKILKPETAREIYDACTAMLQTDEFSVRGILKKMNVEIICTTDDPVDSLEHHQKIKADNFGLQVLPTFRADKVLAIEQPEAFLSYLQKLEEASCISISCFQQLQDALKQRHDFFHELGCRLSDHGLETIYAEEYTDEEIKDIFNKAINKQALTQEEVLKYKSAMLVYLALLDHSRDWTQQFHLGALRNNNTRMMRELGPDTGFDSIGDFDVARPLSRFMDKLDNSDQLAKTILYNLNPSQNELYATMIGNFNDGSTPGKIQFGSAWWFLDQKDGMEKQMNALSNMGLLSRFVGMLTDSRSFLSYPRHEYFRRILCNLIGDDVENGELPESEIEWLGQMVEDICYNNAKNYFKF; encoded by the coding sequence CGAGCATGCCAAACACATGCCGATTATTGACTACCATTGCCACCTATCGCCTCAGGACATAGCCAACGACAGGAAATTCAAGAACCTGACTGAGATTTGGCTGGAAGGTGACCACTACAAGTGGCGTGCAATGCGAACAAACGGTATACCAGAGCGGTATTGCACCGGCGATGCAGACGACTTCGAGAAGTTTGAGAAGTGGGCACAGACAGTGCCATACACTATGCGCAACCCGCTTTACCACTGGACCCATATGGAGCTGAAAAAGCCTTTTGGTGTAGAGAAAATCCTGAAGCCGGAAACAGCCAGGGAGATTTACGACGCGTGCACGGCTATGCTGCAGACAGACGAGTTTAGCGTGAGAGGCATACTTAAGAAGATGAACGTAGAGATTATCTGTACTACAGATGATCCTGTTGATAGCCTGGAGCACCATCAAAAAATCAAGGCTGACAATTTTGGCCTTCAGGTGCTTCCTACCTTCCGTGCCGATAAGGTACTGGCTATTGAGCAACCGGAGGCGTTTCTATCTTACTTACAGAAACTAGAGGAAGCCTCTTGTATTTCTATCAGCTGCTTCCAGCAACTGCAAGATGCCCTGAAGCAGCGCCATGACTTCTTCCATGAGCTAGGCTGCCGCCTGTCAGATCACGGCTTAGAGACAATCTATGCCGAGGAGTACACAGATGAGGAGATCAAAGACATCTTCAACAAAGCTATCAACAAGCAGGCCCTGACGCAGGAGGAGGTTCTAAAGTATAAGTCTGCTATGCTGGTATACCTGGCCCTGCTCGATCATTCCAGGGATTGGACACAGCAGTTTCACCTTGGCGCGTTGCGCAATAACAACACACGTATGATGCGTGAACTTGGTCCGGACACCGGCTTCGACTCCATCGGTGACTTTGATGTGGCGCGCCCTCTTTCCAGGTTCATGGACAAACTGGACAACTCTGACCAACTGGCTAAGACTATCCTCTACAACCTGAACCCAAGCCAGAACGAGCTTTACGCTACCATGATCGGTAACTTTAACGATGGCTCTACGCCAGGTAAAATTCAGTTCGGTTCAGCATGGTGGTTCCTGGATCAGAAAGATGGCATGGAGAAGCAAATGAATGCCCTTTCGAACATGGGCTTGCTGAGCCGCTTTGTTGGTATGCTCACCGACTCCAGAAGCTTCCTGTCCTACCCTCGCCACGAGTACTTCAGAAGAATACTGTGCAACCTGATCGGTGACGACGTGGAAAATGGCGAGCTGCCTGAAAGTGAAATAGAATGGCTAGGACAAATGGTAGAGGACATCTGCTACAACAACGCCAAGAACTACTTCAAATTCTAA